In Verrucomicrobiia bacterium, one DNA window encodes the following:
- a CDS encoding response regulator has translation MTPAPILLVEDDENDIFFFTRAVQLTATDRPLQVVKDGMQAMEYLGGKGNFADRQKYPFPGVVILDLNLPRKPGLEVLKWIRQHTEWSGIPVVVLTSSSSDLDVTVAYRLGANSYFVKPTDPDALTDLLRVFQEYWFKWGRVLPVPSV, from the coding sequence ATGACGCCAGCGCCCATACTCCTCGTCGAAGATGACGAAAACGACATTTTCTTTTTCACGCGAGCCGTGCAACTCACAGCCACGGACAGGCCTCTGCAGGTGGTGAAGGACGGCATGCAGGCAATGGAATACCTGGGCGGCAAAGGGAATTTTGCCGACCGCCAGAAATACCCATTCCCTGGAGTTGTCATTCTCGACCTCAACCTCCCCCGCAAACCGGGACTTGAGGTGTTGAAATGGATTCGCCAACACACTGAATGGTCAGGAATTCCCGTGGTCGTATTGACGTCATCCAGCTCCGACCTGGATGTGACTGTGGCATATCGGTTGGGAGCAAATTCCTACTTTGTTAAGCCGACGGATCCCGACGCGTTGACCGACCTCTTGCGGGTCTTTCAAGAATACTGGTTCAAGTGGGGCCGTGTTCTGCCAGTGCCAAGCGTTTGA